TTTGCTTCTCGATTTTTCGGTTTCGTACGGTTTAGTAGTGATGGGATCAAGATCTCCGAACAATCGAAGTCCCTTGAAAACCACTCTCTTGATCAAGAAACTCCTCCACATCGGACGTTATAATTACTTCAgcgattttaataattaatgcaAATGACTGTCGGAATTATTATCGgaatttcgatcaatttctagaTTGCATTAGATTAGCTAAAAGGTCTTTGTGGATTAATATTCTCTCATTTTGCAAATGATCTCGCCATCAAGTCCTTTGGAAATGACCCTCTTGATTAAGAAACTCCATCACATCGAATATCGATTACTTCAGCGAATTTTTAGATTGTATCAGATTAGCTGAAAGAGATCTTTGTGATTTAATGTTCCCTCATTTTGCAAATGGCTTCGCTTCCACGTCCTTTGAAAAGCTCTGTCTACGTAAAAGGAACTCCTCCGTATTGATAAGATTAACCAAGTTTCTAGGCCGAGGAAAAAGTTAGTTCTTCAACCTGAAACTCCTCCGTATCCGTGAGAATTTAAATCAACTTCTTCGCCAGTTTAATAGTGagggaaaaattcatttttccccGAGGAATCCTTCTACGTTGACGAGAAAATAGACCATTGTTTCGGCCAGTCGAACAATAAAGTACTGATAATTTCTTTTCCAAAATAATCCCGAAAGAAATGATTGACGAATTACGTTCCTGAGAATAGTTCATCGGTCAAACTCGCTgttgaatattattttcagaAATTCTCAGCTGAACAATTTGAAGTAAACATTTCAAATCGGTAAATAACGtgttaaaattgaaatactGATTTTCTTGGCCCCATCACTATCAAAAAGGGTAGAAGGGATATAAATCGGCAGAGGTTGCAATTTAGCGAAAACGGTAGGCAAGTCTGTATTCGTAACacgtctatttattatttataaactgCGTTTCTCTCCGTTCGAAGGGAGAAGATGAtataatttgtacatactgtcgAATAAACTCATCCGTGATGCAAAACCTGTCCAACCTTTAGACTCCTTCAAAAATCCGTCTCTCGTCGAGTTATGGGAGTAAACGACCGTTGGAAGcggaacggcgcggcggcgctccTCTTACATTCGCTTTTTATTGCACTTAGGGGAAAAAATGGCGAGGGAAGAAGTCGAATGGTTCGAAGGGCTCTGACTTCACGCCATTTCGCGTTGTATTTCGTGAAAACGACGCGCTTATGGCTCTGAATTCCTCCCTTTTTCATAAACGGCTGTTATTATTGTACATACGTGCCACTAAATACCATTATATTCACTTTTTCCAAGATTTTAGTTAAACGAGGCTCAAATGCaacattttttcaattaaacttTTCCAGTGTTAAATCCATTAGCAATCTAGAGAAGGTTGCAGAAAAAGATGTTCCGAATCATTTCACCATTATCTTTCACcgccatttttattgtaaatgtCTCAGGACCACCACACTGTGCTAAATACATTTTAAAATCACTGGACAGCACAAACGTGTTCTAAAATTACGGGGGACGTGGCGGCAGCGGTAAATTGAAACAAAAGCGAAAAGGGGCTTTTGAGGACGACATTTTAAACGGCACACACAGTATGCCTCGAAGAGGCTTTTACAAGGAAGAAACGGGAGGTGACAGCGGATCAGCGCTGATTACTCGTGGCATGAAGCACGGGAGTGCTATATTTTTCATCGGAGTCGACGATTTTCGCGAAATTTGTTGATCCCATCGGCCTCGCCACCGAAATTACGGTGAAAGTCTCAGCGTCTGAACACGACGAGATTCCCAAAAGACCCGGGGCAAATCAATTTACGGCACAATTTCGCGTTTCATCGCGGCTAATCGCAACAAGAAAGACCGCCGCTCCTATATACTATGTAATCACGGTTAACGTTCAATTACTGCGTTTCTCTGTCGCAATAGGTAATTGTCGGACCCCCGGGCCTCTTACCCTCCTGATTAGCACATTGATCGTGTGTTCGTTCCCATAGCTCGTGTTGATTAATGAGCATTTTTTCTTGAAATCCGCTTTCGACGATTCTCATTTTATTGATGCGATCTTGTTCTCCAAAGTTTGCTAAACTCCAAAGCCGCTTTTGTTCGAGTCCATACTGTTCAACTTCGCGCGACCCCAGCATCCCCTAACTTCATCTCTTAATCCCTAATAGTTTCATTCAGGCTTTCATAGTTCTGTTCATTTAAACTTAACTCTCGCGCTCgacctcttcaatttcaatcgaACACTCCAAGTGTTACGCACTAATTGATGCGATTGTTCACATTGAAAatcatgtttttttttcaagtcGCTTTTAAACATGACGATATACAAAAATACTTATCCTTCTGCTATAATATCGACAGTTACGTTGCTGTGcgaagaataattggaataggCAGAGAAGATGATCGGTTAGAAAATGGCTGAAAGTCATAAGTCCATATAATGTAATTCCGGGTCGATTCGCTTTGCAGAGCTCGTAAAAGGTTTACGAGGGTGCGCGCACAGAGAAATCGTGCATAAAGTAGGGAAACGCGTTCGCCAACGATACGAAATAGAATTTCGTGGCGTTCCACCGTTCCGTTTTTATGGCACGGCGGTGTTCCAGCTGTAAAATTCAACGGCGCCCGCCCGTGATAAGTCGAATACCGCTGTGAACGATCGTTTCACCCTCTTTCATCGCCGCTTATTTACTCGAcgccgacgcgacgtcgcgtAGGCCGAAACGATCCGTCACGGCGACCAACGGCCCCAGAATTAATACTAATCCACCCCCGCATTCCCCGACGGGGCCTTTATTTCTGCACGGGAAAACCGCCATATTTGGCATTCGACGGATCCGTCTGGAATTTACGCGAGCAAACACTCCTTTCCCCGTTCATCTCGCAGAGCACTCTCATAAGTATGTATCTCGGAAAATGGTTCTATATCTGCCTGAGATATGCGCCATACTTGCTCTAAATTTATTCCCAATATGGCGAGGAGCTCCGATCAGCTCCGATCTCTAATAAGATACGTCGGAACTCGATAAACAAAAGCGAAGATCGATAGCAAGTGTTGATCGCAGACTTCAAACGGGTGAAAAGACGTCCGCTTATTTTCTCCGGAACGGATCACTGTCGGTATTATGTGAGTGGCAACGGGGGAAGGATAATTTCTCCTGATCCAGGTCGCGGAGCACCTGTTGATCCCAGGTTCGGCATCAAGATCGAAGACCCCGTGCTAACCACGCGAGAAAACACGTTGTCCAGCGATCCAACGAGAAGATCCCGGTCCCACGATGTCGTGCGTGCATCATCAATCCTCGAATCCTTCGGGGGAAAGGTGCTACTACGAAGGACAGTACAATCGTTACGCGAATCTCTCTTATACGCCGTCGACTCGCTCTCGGGATGTCTTCCGATCCGGTAAATGTACCATCAAAAATACACTATCGCTCATGGTAGGACacttgaaattatttcattcgatGTAGTCCTCCGTGCCTCTTCCAACACTGTCCACAAGTAGATTTTAGAAGTGGTCCACTTTTTTATAACTACGAATAGATTTACATAGATCtgaaggaaacaaggtattagtGACtgatttaaacatatttcatacAAATCACGAATGataatttttgaaagaaaaactttttaacgaaGTGTCCATACTTCAATGAGCGGCAGTGTATGCTTAAACATTTCAATGAACATTTCCGAAATATTTCAGCGTACTGCGCTGGATGGAAACCGCTGGATTCGCAAGGCAGCAGCTACGAGACATCCTTGGCAGGTAAGACGCGGTTCCCCCATCTAATCCTTCTATCAAAGAATTGTCAGACGACCGTTATTTCCACATTTCATATTTTACCGTTACTCGAATGATAAACATGCTAAGGATGCTTCAAATCTGCAGTCCACTTACAAGCgaattataaatgtttaaaactGATCAACGCTCGTTAACGATTGACCGGAAGTGAATTCTTCGCAGCCAGGGGAGACCAGACGTTTCCGGACGCGCGGATGCAAAACGGAAGGGTGTCATCCTGCAGACAGGAAACCCGAAGGAACGTGGTGGACCCCCTCATCCTCGAGAAAATGCAAGCGAAACTCAGGCACCTCGAGGACAGTAACGTCGTGGTGCAAACACGTAACCAGACTCTCGTCACTGAAAACAAAATGCTTTTGTCCAAGTGAGTGTCCGAGACTGCGAGAGAACAGTGATTTTCGCACGATCCTTCTCCGCTGACACGCGTGTTcacaattttattcatttagtttttcattaaattatcgaAGGAAGAACGGCAATTTTATTCGGCTCGCGTTTCTCACAATTTTTGCATAAGCATTCTCGGTCTACTGACAATGAGTAATGATCGCGACGTCGGGACCCTTATCGAATGATTTCCGATTCGGCGATTTATTCGAAAGGTTGGAGGAGGAACGCAACGAAGTGAGAAGGGTCGAGGAGAGAATGGTGTGTCTGAGAGAGGAGCTAGATCGCGAGAAGCTGAGACTGCTCGAGACGAAGGAAGCCGCGGAACAAGTCGGTGCAAAAACATTTCATTACTTCTCTCTCGGGTGATCGAATGAGTTCTATGTACAActtatatgtacagggtgaaccacgaatcgcgGTATCAGTAGAGACTAGAGACTACTCTGTTATTAGAAAATGTTTTGTCAACtctatttttcatgatttttcaaggtcaccttcaattttttacactacattaaccggcgcggcggcccgcgtttggttcaccctgtataatagatCCCGCTTGAAACGAACCTTGAAACCattttcgaaagtgaaagttccGAAAATCTCTGGTTTTGTCGGTTCAGCTATGGaatacttgcacaatttcagTGCAACCACGAGCCGGTCGTCGAAGCGAGCGGAACATCCACGACGGACATGATTTCGAAGGTAGACAGGGGCGTGCAGGTTTGGGCAGTGTGCTCGGGATGTCAGAGAAAATTGGAGAGCTGCGAGAAACTGCCTCCCACTGTCACCATCACCAAGTAAAACGAAATTCATTCTTGAGCCGATTTTAGAAAATAGCCCAATGATATTAATCGTTGATTCTTCATACATTTGACAATCACAATCGACGTGTTCGAACAGATCGGAGCTGGATGAATTGGAGAGGGACATGCAGACCCTGCGCGATACCATAATCGCCAGAGAGGAGGCGTGGGACAAGGCGATGGAGCGCGAGGAAAATGACAGGCAACAATTAATTCGATTAACCACAGAGACGATCACGGCTCGTCACCTGTCCGAAACGCGTTCCGAGGAGCTGCGAGCTGCCACGAAAACTCTGTCGGTAAATATACCTGAGTagcatcgttaatttctttattactTATTACACAACGGGGACAGTTAAATCGAAACAATTCAATCGCATAGTATACTAAACATTCCCGTAACTGTGAGtaattataattgtaattatatcgtgttcggtgtcattttaaataaaaaaccgTGACGAATACGGTGGCAAAAGTTTGACTCCTGTAACACCGAAAATAAGAAAGTtgaattctttttatttaaaggTCTGAGCTCGCGCCAGTCTTTCATAATAGTTAATTTGTGCGATATTACCGGCTCGAGAGGTTAATCGAAAAGACGCTTCCTCGCTGCGAAAGCATCGCTCTCTTTTTCTACGTATTTCTCTCTGGGTAAACGTTGCGGAGTGGCGGGGCGGGGCGACTGAAAaggaaaatgaaatataaaaaaccgAAGCTCTAGTTAGAACATCGGGGCTGACGGATGTGTGGGTGTGTTCACAGGAAAAGGAATCGGAATTGAAGATGGTGCAAAAGGACAACGCCTACCTGCAAAGACTGATAGTCAAGCTGTACACCTGTCAGCTAAGGTAAAACGACTCAGCTTCCCTTGACTCCTATAGTTTCATCGAAAATGTCGTCGCTTCAATTGTTTTGACACTTTAAGTACACTTCGTACTTGGCACTTTTCTCTCGGAGGTCTTGCCTAGTTTTTGGCGTTGCGATTGCGATtttcgatcggatttctgcAACACCTGTGACTGTAGGGCAACATTGATGTTGGAGACGGAAAGAAACGAGAATGAGGAGCGGATAAGAGTGGAGGACGGGGTCGAGACTGGAAGTTAGAAGCCGAGAGCTCACGGAGGGTAGCTGCTTGCGCGTTTTGGCAAGGAAATTGCATTTCGAAATGGAAAGAAAGGGCGACAAGGGTGGCGATCCACCGACATGCCTGGCTGGCGGAGAGCTCTCGCGTCTCGTTACGCGAAATTTGAACCGGCATTCTCGGCGGTACATTACGCCGGGCGCGGGCGTTCCGCTAATGAAACGACTTAAATGCGCGGGGTGTAGCTCGGGGTTCGAGCGATAGTCGGGGCTGCCGGGGTTCTTGGTAAAAACTGGAGAACGAGTTCATTCTTCTCGCGCGACTATCGCCAGCGCAATTGACAAAATTCATAGAATTGTCATTTACGCGTTATCCATTACGAAAGAAACGGTTCTATAGAATTATTACGTCGTAGAATTCGCTTGTAATACATAATTAGTTTTCTATAGAGTGTCCACTTTTTATAGTTGAACGAATGTCGGGAAGAAAGGCGTTTGTTCAAGCGTAATTATCGCCAGTCCAACTTATTTCCAAGAACCCCTACAGGTTCAAACGGGAACGTGGTTTTTCGCAGTCCCGTTTTTCCCCGGTTTTTTGGGCAATCCCACCTAAACGAATGCAACTGCAGCCGGTGAAACTGTTCCGGAACTCGAATGTTCCTCGCGAGAGACCGGGGAATTAGGTCCGGGCTAGTATCTCTGGCATCCGAATCCGATTTCTCGGAGCTCACTTAAAAACTTCCCTTTCCTAATCGATAATTAGATCTACTCGGTTTACAAGCGTGGCTAAGTCCGAGTTCGTTTCACTCAAAGACCACCGGAGATCCTTCTTTTACCCCGTGTTTGTTGGACATTTCAGATACGAAAGGTCAAATCCGAGACCTGCACGATTTCCTTCGAATGGACACGGTTCTCCATTTCATCGACGAAAATCTTAGAAATCGTCTTTCAAAAAATAATCCCGATAGAGATAATTGGATTACGTTCTTTCAAAGGTTTCATTGTGTCAGTTCGTGTCTGAAATCGCCGTTGCTATTGAgtaatttttcaagaaattcaaTTTGTTCGTTCTGAAATGAACTGAATACAGGGTGCAAACTGTAGGCCGTGAATTTTATGCGTTCACAACAGAAACTGCTCGGTGCAAtttaaattttgcataaagcgaCATTTATCGGGGTTCATATACGGCACTGGTAAACAGGCTCGTTCAAAATGGCCGACGGCGCTTATCGGCATCTTGAAACTTCGGATGCGCTGCCAGGAACTTTCGGCATCCGTTCAGCTTTTAAATTGACGTCGTCTACGCAAATGAGAAAGTCGAGTACGCGGTAGTTTAATCATAAGGTCGCCTTTGATTCGTTGCGCAGACGGTGATGGAACGGAAACAAGCGTTCCGAGTATTTAACGAGTATGCTAATTACACGGTAAAATAAA
This genomic stretch from Lasioglossum baleicum chromosome 4, iyLasBale1, whole genome shotgun sequence harbors:
- the LOC143208356 gene encoding uncharacterized protein LOC143208356 isoform X2 translates to MSCVHHQSSNPSGERCYYEGQYNRYANLSYTPSTRSRDVFRSARGDQTFPDARMQNGRVSSCRQETRRNVVDPLILEKMQAKLRHLEDSNVVVQTRNQTLVTENKMLLSKLEEERNEVRRVEERMVCLREELDREKLRLLETKEAAEQCNHEPVVEASGTSTTDMISKVDRGVQVWAVCSGCQRKLESCEKLPPTVTITKSELDELERDMQTLRDTIIAREEAWDKAMEREENDRQQLIRLTTETITARHLSETRSEELRAATKTLSEKESELKMVQKDNAYLQRLIVKLYTCQLSYKDDHQRTSFPMDMNEKDQRYIEDAVRRATNGKNKQKTKPKNSSERNPNHGNHQASPRERNAKSRDQPGPLKEPKR
- the LOC143208356 gene encoding uncharacterized protein LOC143208356 isoform X1, which codes for MSCVHHQSSNPSGERCYYEGQYNRYANLSYTPSTRSRDVFRSAYCAGWKPLDSQGSSYETSLAARGDQTFPDARMQNGRVSSCRQETRRNVVDPLILEKMQAKLRHLEDSNVVVQTRNQTLVTENKMLLSKLEEERNEVRRVEERMVCLREELDREKLRLLETKEAAEQCNHEPVVEASGTSTTDMISKVDRGVQVWAVCSGCQRKLESCEKLPPTVTITKSELDELERDMQTLRDTIIAREEAWDKAMEREENDRQQLIRLTTETITARHLSETRSEELRAATKTLSEKESELKMVQKDNAYLQRLIVKLYTCQLSYKDDHQRTSFPMDMNEKDQRYIEDAVRRATNGKNKQKTKPKNSSERNPNHGNHQASPRERNAKSRDQPGPLKEPKR